From Streptomyces sp. HUAS MG91, the proteins below share one genomic window:
- a CDS encoding GNAT family N-acetyltransferase codes for MSAAYDLRVAESETDRAACFAVRRDVFVTEQGVPQELEYDAYDTDAVHVLAVREDGTALGTGRLLTGEAAAVKNGGAEDVGALGRLAVAKAARGLGVGAALVGAIEDAARDRGLSAVDLHAQTHALGFYERLGYEVYGPEFPDAGIPHRAMRKSIR; via the coding sequence ATGAGCGCCGCGTACGACCTCCGCGTCGCCGAGTCCGAGACGGACCGGGCCGCCTGCTTCGCCGTCCGCAGGGACGTCTTCGTCACCGAGCAGGGCGTGCCGCAGGAGCTGGAGTACGACGCGTACGACACGGACGCCGTGCACGTGCTGGCCGTCCGGGAGGACGGGACCGCGCTCGGCACCGGCCGGCTGCTGACCGGCGAGGCCGCCGCGGTGAAGAACGGCGGGGCCGAGGACGTCGGCGCCCTCGGCCGCCTCGCCGTGGCCAAGGCCGCCCGGGGCCTCGGAGTGGGCGCCGCCCTGGTCGGCGCCATCGAGGACGCCGCCCGGGACCGCGGGCTCTCGGCCGTCGATCTGCACGCCCAGACCCACGCGCTGGGCTTCTACGAGCGGCTCGGGTACGAGGTCTACGGCCCGGAGTTCCCGGACGCCGGGATTCCGCACCGGGCGATGCGCAAGTCGATCCGCTGA
- a CDS encoding RluA family pseudouridine synthase produces the protein MSTIPEIRTLPVPDGLEGERVDAAISRMFGFSRTKAAELAAAGKVTVDGSVVGKSERVHGGAWLEVEMPQAPAPVQIVAEPVEGMEIVHDDDDIVVIVKPVGVAAHPSPGWTGTTVIGGLAAAGYRISTSGAAERQGIVHRLDVGTSGLMVVAKSERAYTSLKRQFKERVPDKRYHALVQGHPDPMSGTIDAPIGRHPNHDYKWAVTADGKPSVTHYDLIEAFRAASLLDIKLETGRTHQIRVHMSAHRHPCVGDLTYGADPTLAKRLGITRQWLHAVRLGFEHPSDGQWVEFASEYPDDLQTALDRVRAESA, from the coding sequence GTGAGCACGATTCCCGAGATCCGAACCCTGCCCGTGCCCGACGGCCTGGAGGGCGAGCGCGTCGACGCCGCCATCTCCCGCATGTTCGGCTTCTCCCGCACCAAGGCCGCCGAGCTCGCCGCCGCCGGGAAGGTCACGGTCGACGGCTCGGTCGTGGGCAAGTCCGAGCGGGTGCACGGCGGGGCCTGGCTCGAGGTGGAGATGCCGCAGGCGCCCGCCCCGGTGCAGATCGTCGCCGAGCCCGTCGAGGGCATGGAGATCGTGCACGACGACGACGACATCGTCGTCATCGTGAAGCCGGTGGGCGTCGCCGCCCACCCCAGCCCCGGCTGGACCGGCACGACCGTGATCGGCGGCCTCGCCGCGGCCGGGTACCGGATCTCGACGTCGGGCGCCGCCGAGCGCCAGGGCATCGTGCACCGGCTCGACGTCGGCACCTCCGGCCTGATGGTCGTCGCCAAGTCCGAGCGCGCGTACACCTCGCTGAAGCGCCAGTTCAAGGAGCGCGTCCCGGACAAGCGCTACCACGCGCTCGTGCAGGGCCACCCCGACCCGATGAGTGGCACGATCGACGCCCCCATCGGCCGGCACCCGAACCACGACTACAAGTGGGCCGTGACCGCCGACGGCAAGCCGTCCGTCACGCACTACGACCTCATCGAGGCCTTCCGCGCGGCTTCCCTGCTCGACATCAAGCTGGAGACGGGCCGCACCCACCAGATCCGGGTGCACATGTCCGCGCACCGGCACCCGTGCGTCGGCGACCTCACGTACGGCGCCGACCCCACCCTCGCCAAGCGCCTCGGCATCACCCGACAGTGGCTGCACGCGGTGCGCCTCGGGTTCGAGCACCCGTCCGACGGCCAGTGGGTCGAGTTCGCGAGCGAGTACCCCGACGACCTCCAGACGGCGCTGGACCGGGTCCGGGCGGAGAGCGCATGA
- the lspA gene encoding signal peptidase II, with product MAEAERVIGTPDSSETGAVEPEQAAAAERPKGRRRLVVLLAVAALAYALDLVSKLIVVAKLEHQDSIRVLGDWLQLEVIRNPGAAWGMGEAFTIVFTVIAAAVIVVIVRLAKKLYSTPWAIALGLLLGGALGNLTDRIFRAPGVFEGAVVDFIAPKHYPVFNLADSAIVCGGILIVLLSFRGIDPDGTVHKD from the coding sequence GTGGCAGAAGCGGAGCGCGTCATCGGTACGCCGGATTCCTCTGAGACGGGGGCGGTCGAGCCCGAGCAGGCCGCCGCCGCCGAGCGGCCCAAGGGCAGGCGGCGGCTCGTCGTGCTGCTCGCCGTGGCCGCGCTCGCGTACGCCCTCGACCTCGTGAGCAAGCTCATCGTGGTCGCGAAGCTGGAGCACCAGGACTCCATCCGGGTCCTCGGCGACTGGCTCCAGCTGGAAGTGATCCGCAACCCCGGCGCCGCCTGGGGCATGGGCGAGGCCTTCACGATCGTCTTCACGGTGATCGCGGCCGCGGTGATCGTCGTCATCGTGCGGCTCGCGAAGAAGCTCTACAGCACGCCGTGGGCGATCGCGCTCGGGCTGCTGCTCGGCGGCGCGCTCGGCAATCTCACCGACCGGATCTTCCGGGCACCCGGTGTCTTCGAGGGCGCCGTCGTGGACTTCATCGCGCCGAAGCACTACCCGGTGTTCAATCTGGCCGACTCCGCGATCGTGTGCGGCGGCATCCTGATCGTGCTGCTGTCCTTCCGCGGGATCGACCCCGACGGCACCGTCCACAAGGACTGA
- a CDS encoding TraR/DksA C4-type zinc finger protein — protein MVAKKTAVQQSESGRSTGAGASGGAARATASGGAGKDVGGKKSARAEVAGDTAAPRKAAKAAEVAKTAEAADSAPAKSAPAKSAKSAAPAKKATKSTKGAAKKTAKATSASAKNASGADTAADGAAEGTERPAAAPRTSTRTGAGDGTASTARPGTAKKATGRKSAAKKAVASAAEDAAEAAKTTGATTVVAKKTQGTATAAKKPEAVPKARAAAAEPGELAVRPGEEPWTPDEVEEARAELQSEVLRLGSEIAAAEEGLAGLMRDSGDGAGDDDADTGTKNITREHEMALAANAREMLLQTERALERLDAGTYGLCENCGNPIGKARMQAFPRATLCVECKQKQERRY, from the coding sequence ATGGTGGCGAAGAAGACCGCCGTTCAGCAGTCGGAGTCCGGCAGATCGACGGGCGCGGGTGCCTCCGGCGGGGCGGCCCGCGCCACTGCCTCCGGCGGTGCCGGGAAGGACGTGGGGGGCAAGAAGAGCGCACGGGCGGAGGTGGCCGGGGACACCGCGGCGCCCAGGAAGGCGGCCAAGGCGGCCGAGGTGGCCAAAACGGCCGAGGCGGCGGACAGTGCGCCCGCGAAGAGCGCGCCCGCCAAGAGCGCGAAGAGCGCCGCGCCCGCCAAGAAGGCCACGAAGAGCACCAAGGGCGCGGCGAAGAAGACCGCGAAGGCGACCTCCGCCTCCGCGAAGAACGCGTCCGGCGCCGACACGGCGGCCGACGGCGCCGCCGAGGGCACCGAGCGACCCGCGGCCGCGCCCCGTACGAGCACGAGGACCGGTGCCGGGGACGGCACCGCGAGCACGGCGAGGCCCGGTACCGCCAAGAAGGCCACCGGGCGCAAGAGCGCGGCGAAGAAGGCGGTCGCCTCCGCGGCCGAGGACGCGGCCGAGGCCGCGAAGACGACGGGAGCCACGACAGTGGTTGCGAAGAAGACACAGGGGACGGCCACGGCCGCGAAGAAGCCCGAAGCGGTTCCCAAGGCGCGGGCGGCCGCCGCCGAACCCGGCGAGCTGGCGGTCCGGCCCGGCGAGGAGCCCTGGACCCCGGACGAGGTCGAGGAGGCGCGCGCCGAGCTGCAGAGCGAGGTGCTGCGGCTCGGCAGCGAGATCGCCGCCGCCGAGGAGGGCCTCGCCGGCCTGATGCGGGACTCCGGGGACGGCGCGGGCGACGACGACGCCGACACGGGCACGAAGAACATCACGCGTGAGCACGAGATGGCGCTCGCGGCCAACGCGCGCGAGATGCTGCTCCAGACCGAGCGGGCGCTGGAGCGGCTCGACGCCGGCACCTACGGGCTCTGCGAGAACTGCGGGAACCCCATCGGCAAGGCGCGCATGCAGGCCTTCCCGCGGGCCACCCTGTGTGTGGAGTGCAAGCAGAAGCAGGAGCGGCGCTACTGA
- the ileS gene encoding isoleucine--tRNA ligase produces MTQYRQVPAQVDLPALEHAVLDFWDEQKIFAKSLEQSEGRPEWVFYEGPPTANGMPGAHHIEARVFKDVFPRFRTMRGYHVARKAGWDCHGLPVELAVEKELGFTGKKDIEAYGIAEFNAKCRESVTRHTDAFSDLTTRMGYWVDLDDAYRTMDPAYVESVWWSLKEIFNKGLLVQDHRVAPWCPRCGTGLSDHELAQGYETVVDPSVYVRFPLTSGPLAGQASLLIWTTTPWTLVSNTAVAAHPEVRYVVATDGTEKLVVAEPLVEKALGEGWETTGESFTGAEMERWKYQRPFELVEFPAEAHFVVNAEYVTTEDGTGLVHQSPAFGEDDLKVCKAYGLPVVNPVLPDGTFTPDLPLVGGVFFKKADESLTEDLKDRGLLFRHLPYEHSYPHCWRCHTALLYYAQPSWYIRTTAVKDRLLQENEKTNWFPETVKHGRFGDWLTNNIDWALSRNRYWGTPLPIWRCEEGHLTCVGSRAELSELTGTDQSQLDPHRPYIDDVTFPCTHEGCPSTATRVPEVIDAWYDSGSMPFAQWGYPYQNKELFESRYPAQFISEAIDQTRGWFYTLMAVGTLVFDKSSYENVVCLGHILAEDGRKMSKHLGNTLDPIPLMDRHGADAVRWFMAAGGSPWAARRVGHGTIQEVVRKTLLTYWNTVAFQALYARTSEWAPSEADPAPADRTVLDRWLLSELHQLTDEVTKALEAYDTQRAGKLLSAFVDDLSNWYVRRSRRRFWQGDKAALRTLHEVVVTVTQLMAPLTPFISERVWQDLVVPVTPGAPESVHLSSWPEADLSAIDPSLSTQMALVRRLVELGRATRAESGVKTRQPLSRALVAASGFDTLSPELHAQITEELNVSSLASLSEVGGSLVDTTAKANFRALGKRFGKRVQDVAKAVANADAAALSLALREGTASVEVDGEKVDLAPDEVIITETPREGWSVASDSGATVALDLELTEELRQAGLARDAIRLIQEARKNSGLDVADRIALRWTSTDPAVISALSEHAGLIADEVLATDFAQGEADAAYGEPFTDEGLSLEFRLRKA; encoded by the coding sequence ATGACGCAGTACCGCCAGGTGCCCGCCCAGGTCGACCTGCCCGCCCTCGAGCACGCGGTGCTCGACTTCTGGGACGAGCAGAAGATCTTCGCCAAGAGCCTGGAGCAGTCCGAAGGGCGCCCCGAGTGGGTGTTCTACGAGGGCCCGCCCACGGCCAACGGCATGCCGGGTGCCCACCACATCGAGGCCCGCGTCTTCAAGGACGTCTTCCCGCGCTTCCGCACCATGCGCGGCTACCACGTGGCGCGCAAGGCGGGCTGGGACTGCCACGGCCTCCCCGTGGAGCTGGCGGTCGAGAAGGAGCTGGGCTTCACCGGCAAGAAGGACATCGAGGCGTACGGCATCGCCGAGTTCAACGCCAAGTGCCGCGAGTCCGTGACCCGGCACACCGACGCCTTCTCCGACCTGACGACCCGCATGGGCTACTGGGTCGACCTCGACGACGCGTACCGCACCATGGACCCCGCCTACGTCGAGTCGGTGTGGTGGTCGCTGAAGGAGATCTTCAACAAGGGCCTGCTGGTCCAGGACCACCGTGTCGCCCCCTGGTGCCCGCGCTGCGGCACCGGCCTCTCCGACCACGAGCTGGCGCAGGGCTACGAGACGGTCGTCGACCCCTCGGTCTATGTCCGTTTCCCCCTCACCTCCGGTCCCCTGGCCGGTCAGGCCTCGCTGCTGATCTGGACGACGACCCCCTGGACGCTGGTGTCCAACACGGCGGTCGCCGCGCACCCCGAGGTCCGCTACGTCGTGGCGACCGACGGGACCGAGAAGCTGGTCGTCGCCGAGCCACTCGTCGAGAAGGCGCTCGGCGAGGGCTGGGAGACGACCGGCGAGTCCTTCACCGGCGCCGAGATGGAGCGCTGGAAGTACCAACGCCCGTTCGAGCTCGTCGAGTTCCCGGCCGAGGCCCACTTCGTGGTCAACGCCGAGTACGTGACGACCGAGGACGGCACGGGTCTGGTCCACCAGTCCCCCGCGTTCGGTGAGGACGACCTCAAGGTCTGCAAGGCGTACGGCCTCCCCGTCGTGAACCCGGTGCTGCCCGACGGCACCTTCACCCCCGACCTCCCCCTCGTGGGCGGCGTCTTCTTCAAGAAGGCGGACGAATCGCTGACCGAGGACCTCAAGGACCGCGGTCTGCTCTTCCGGCACCTGCCGTACGAGCACAGCTACCCGCACTGCTGGCGCTGCCACACCGCGCTCCTCTACTACGCGCAGCCGTCCTGGTACATCCGCACCACGGCCGTCAAGGACCGCCTCCTCCAGGAGAACGAGAAGACCAACTGGTTCCCGGAGACGGTCAAGCACGGCCGCTTCGGCGACTGGCTGACCAACAACATCGACTGGGCGCTGTCCCGCAACCGCTACTGGGGCACCCCGCTGCCGATCTGGCGCTGCGAGGAGGGCCACCTCACCTGCGTCGGCTCGCGCGCGGAGCTGTCCGAGCTGACCGGCACCGACCAGTCGCAGCTCGACCCGCACCGCCCGTACATCGACGACGTCACCTTCCCCTGCACCCACGAGGGCTGCCCGTCGACGGCGACGCGCGTGCCGGAGGTCATCGACGCCTGGTACGACTCGGGCTCGATGCCGTTCGCGCAGTGGGGCTACCCGTACCAGAACAAGGAACTGTTCGAGTCCCGGTACCCGGCGCAGTTCATCTCCGAGGCCATCGACCAGACGCGTGGGTGGTTCTACACGCTGATGGCGGTCGGCACGCTGGTCTTCGACAAGTCCTCGTACGAGAACGTGGTGTGCCTCGGCCACATCCTCGCCGAGGACGGCCGCAAGATGTCCAAGCACCTGGGCAACACGCTGGACCCGATCCCGCTGATGGACCGGCACGGCGCGGACGCGGTGCGCTGGTTCATGGCGGCCGGCGGCTCCCCGTGGGCGGCCCGCCGGGTCGGCCACGGCACCATCCAGGAGGTCGTCCGCAAGACGCTCCTCACGTACTGGAACACGGTCGCCTTCCAGGCCCTGTACGCCCGTACGTCCGAGTGGGCACCCAGCGAGGCGGACCCGGCCCCGGCCGACCGCACCGTACTGGACCGCTGGCTGCTGTCCGAGCTGCACCAGCTCACCGACGAGGTCACCAAGGCGCTCGAGGCGTACGACACCCAGCGCGCCGGCAAGCTGCTGTCCGCGTTCGTCGACGACCTCTCGAACTGGTACGTGCGCCGCTCGCGCCGCCGCTTCTGGCAGGGCGACAAGGCCGCGCTGCGCACCCTGCACGAGGTGGTCGTCACGGTCACCCAGCTGATGGCGCCGCTGACGCCGTTCATCTCCGAGCGGGTCTGGCAGGACCTGGTCGTCCCGGTCACCCCGGGCGCCCCGGAGTCCGTGCACCTGTCGTCGTGGCCGGAGGCCGACCTGTCGGCGATCGACCCGAGCCTGTCCACGCAGATGGCGCTGGTGCGCCGCCTGGTCGAGCTGGGCCGCGCCACGCGCGCGGAGTCGGGTGTCAAGACGCGCCAGCCGCTGTCCCGCGCGCTGGTGGCCGCCTCCGGCTTCGACACGCTCTCCCCCGAGCTGCACGCGCAGATCACGGAGGAGCTGAACGTGTCGTCGCTGGCCTCGCTCTCCGAGGTGGGCGGCAGCCTGGTCGACACGACCGCCAAGGCGAACTTCCGGGCGCTCGGCAAGCGCTTCGGCAAGCGCGTCCAGGACGTCGCGAAGGCCGTGGCGAACGCGGACGCGGCGGCGCTCTCCCTCGCCCTGCGCGAGGGCACGGCCTCGGTGGAGGTCGACGGCGAGAAGGTCGACCTGGCTCCCGACGAGGTCATCATCACCGAGACCCCGCGCGAGGGCTGGTCGGTGGCCTCCGACTCGGGGGCCACGGTCGCCCTCGACCTGGAGCTCACCGAGGAGCTGCGCCAGGCGGGCCTGGCCCGTGACGCGATCCGCCTGATCCAGGAGGCCCGCAAGAACAGCGGCCTGGACGTCGCGGACCGGATCGCCCTGCGCTGGACGTCCACGGACCCGGCGGTGATCTCGGCGCTGTCCGAGCACGCCGGCCTGATCGCCGACGAGGTCCTCGCAACGGACTTCGCCCAGGGCGAGGCGGACGCCGCCTACGGCGAGCCGTTCACGGACGAGGGCCTGAGCCTGGAGTTCCGCCTCCGCAAGGCGTAG